The DNA sequence GGCACTCATTGTCCGATATCGATGATGAATCGGACATCCGCTGTTCGGCGTCGATACTCGTTGTCCGATATCGCCGATGAATCGGACATCCGCTGTCCGGTGTGGGCGCTCGTTGTCCGATATTACCGTTGAATCGGACAACCGCTGTTCGGCGTCGGTGCTGGTTGTCCGATGTCGCCGACGAATCGGACAACCGGCATTAGGCTTAGGCACTCGTTGTCCGATTTATGTACCATAAAATAATCCTCTCCGTCAGAACCCAAATTCTGACAGAGAGGATTTTGCTTGGTTTAGATTTGTCCGAAAGCTTGATCCAAATCGGCGATGATGTCATCGGCATTTTCGATTCCGATGGACAGGCGGATCATGTCCCCGGAAACGCCGGCAGCAATAAGGTCTTCGTCGCTCAATTGCGCGTGGGTCGTGCTGGCCGGATGGATGACCAATGATTTCGCATCGGCAACGTTCGCAAGCAGCGAGAACAATTCCAGCTTATCGATCCACTCGATGCCGGCTTGCTTGCCGCCCTGGATGCCGAAAGTGAAGATCGATCCGGTGCCTTTAGGGAAGTATTTATCGGCAAGCGCCTTGTATTTGCTTTCCGGCAGTTCCGGATAGTTCACCCAGGAAACTTTCGGGTGGTTCGCCAGATAAGCGACGACCTTGCGGGTGTTTTCGACATGGCGTTCGACGCGCAATGACAACGTTTCGATCCCTTGCAGCAACAGGAAGGAATCGATCGGCCCGATGCAGGCGCCGGTATCACGCAATAATTGCACGCGGATTTTGGTCGTGAACGCGCCCGGTCCCAGATCGGTATAGACCAACCCGTTGTAATGCGCATCAGGCGTCGTGAAGCCAGGATATCTTCCGCTGGCGGCGAAATCGAACTTGCCGGATTCGACGATGACTCCGCCCATTGTTGTGCCGTGCCCTCCCAAGAATTTCGTAGCGGAGTGGACCACAACATCGGCGCCGAATTCGAACGGACGGATCAGGTAAGGCGTGCCG is a window from the uncultured Trichococcus sp. genome containing:
- a CDS encoding O-acetylhomoserine aminocarboxypropyltransferase/cysteine synthase family protein, which gives rise to MTEKNYSFETLQVHAGQVPDPVTGARAVPIYQTTAFVFDSAEQAAGRFALTDAGNVYTRLTNPTTAVVDARVAALEGGTSAVTVASGSAAITYAILNVANAGDEIVAASTLYGGTYNLFSATLPNLGIKTTFIDPEDPANFEAAITEKTKAIFIESIGNPSTNLIDIEKVAEIAHNHGIILIVDNTFGTPYLIRPFEFGADVVVHSATKFLGGHGTTMGGVIVESGKFDFAASGRYPGFTTPDAHYNGLVYTDLGPGAFTTKIRVQLLRDTGACIGPIDSFLLLQGIETLSLRVERHVENTRKVVAYLANHPKVSWVNYPELPESKYKALADKYFPKGTGSIFTFGIQGGKQAGIEWIDKLELFSLLANVADAKSLVIHPASTTHAQLSDEDLIAAGVSGDMIRLSIGIENADDIIADLDQAFGQI